In the genome of Anas platyrhynchos isolate ZD024472 breed Pekin duck chromosome 21, IASCAAS_PekinDuck_T2T, whole genome shotgun sequence, one region contains:
- the DPM1 gene encoding dolichol-phosphate mannosyltransferase subunit 1 produces the protein MAAGGAGKVSVLLPTYEERHNLPLVVWLLVRTFQDSGIDFEIIIIDDGSPDGTQEVAEQLEKIYGSDKILLRPREKKLGLGTAYIHGMKYATGDFIVIMDADLSHHPKFIPEFIRKQKEGNFDIVSGTRYKGNGGVHGWDLKRKLISRGANFITQVLLRPGASDLTGSFRLYRKEVLQKLMEKCISKGYVFQMEMIVRARQLGYTIGEVPISFVDRVYGESKLGGNEIVSFLKGLLTLFATT, from the exons AtggcggcggggggggccgggaaGGTGTCGGTGCTGCTGCCCACATACGAGGAGCGCCACAACCTGCCGCTCGTCGTCTGGCTGCTCGTGCGCACCTTCCAGGACAG TGGAATCGACTTTGAAATTATCATCATCGACGATGGAAGTCCGGACGGGACGCAGGAAGTTGCGGAACAACTGGAGAAGATCTATGGGTCAGATAAAATT CTTTTAAGACCCAGGGAAAAGAAGTTGGGCCTTG GCACTGCTTACATTCATGGAATGAAGTACGCCACTGGggattttattgttattatggATGCTGACCTGTCTCACCAT cCAAAATTTATTCCAGAGTTTATCAG aaagcagaaagaaggcaATTTTGATATTGTGTCTGGGACAAGATATAAAGGAAACGGAGGAGTACATGGCTGGGATTTGAAAAGAAAGTTAATCAG TCGTGGAGCCAATTTTATAACTCAGGTTTTGCTGAGACCGGGTGCATCAGACTTAACAGGAAGTTTCAG GTTATACAGAAAAGAAGTGTTACAGAAACTAatggaaaaatgcatttctaaagGATATGTCTTCCAGATGGAAATGATTGTTCGGGCCAGACAGCTAGGATATACTATTGGAGAG GTTCCTATTTCATTTGTGGACCGAGTCTATGGAGAATCTAAACTGGGAGGCAATGAAATAGTCTCTTTCTTAAAGGGACTCTTGACCTTGTTTGCTACAACATGA
- the MOCS3 gene encoding adenylyltransferase and sulfurtransferase MOCS3 produces MAGGAEAVRLGAEIERRERELRGLRERLAEVLAGESGADTEEGSAGVSAAAFPAELPPLPGQASLSAAAILRYSRQLVLPELGVRGQLRLARCSVLVVGCGGLGCPLAQYLAAAGIGRLGLVDHDVVETSNLHRQVLHGEARRGIPKAVSAAATLRLLNSTVHYVPYCGALSPSTALELVRQYDVVADCSDNVPTRYLVNDACVLAGKPLVSGSALRLEGQLVVYNYQGGPCYRCLFPKPPPPETVTNCADGGVLGVVPGIMGCIQALEVLKIASGMGSSFNQFMLMFDAREGKFRNIKLRPKKADCAVCGDNPSVTCLQDYEAFCGSSATDKCRTLHLLSSKDRISVEEYKKLLDEQVPHVLLDVRPQVEVDICRLAHSVHIPLSKLEEKNEECLEYLEKRICEEKQRTNGQTSFPVYVVCKLGNDSQKAVRIIQELPVKEYGPVLAKDIKGGLMAWASKIDPTFPQY; encoded by the coding sequence ATGGCGGGCGGAGCGGAGGCGGTGCGGCTGGGCGCCGAGATCGAGCGGCGGGAGCGGGAGCTGCGGGGTCTGAGGGAGCGGCTGGCTGAAGTGCTGGCGGGGGAGAGCGGTGCGGATACCGAGGAGGGGTCAGCTGGAGTCAGCGCCGCCGCTTTCCCCGCCGAGCTCCCTCCCTTGCCCGGGCAGGCCTCGCTGAGCGCCGCCGCCATCCTGCGGTACAGCCGGCAGCTGGTGCTGCCCGAGCTGGGCGTGCGGGGGCAGCTGCGCCTCGCCCGCTGCTCCGTACTCGTGGTGGGCTGCGGAGGGCTGGGTTGCCCCCTCGCGCAGTACCTGGCCGCGGCCGGCATCGGCCGCCTGGGGCTGGTGGATCACGACGTGGTGGAGACCAGCAACCTGCACCGGCAGGTGCTGCACGGGGAGGCCCGCCGGGGGATCCCCAAAGCCGTGTCTGCCGCGGCGACCCTGAGGCTGCTGAATTCCACGGTACATTACGTGCCCTACTGCGGCGCCCTGAGCCCGAGCACCGCCCTGGAGCTGGTGCGGCAGTACGACGTGGTGGCCGACTGCTCTGACAACGTCCCCACCAGGTACCTGGTGAACGACGCCTGCGTCCTGGCTGGGAAGCCCCTGGTGTCCGGCAGTGCCCTCCGGCTGGAGGGGCAGCTAGTGGTGTACAACTACCAAGGGGGACCCTGCTACCGGTGTCTcttccccaaaccccctccGCCAGAGACGGTGACAAACTGTGCAGatgggggggtgctgggtgtTGTGCCGGGCATCATGGGGTGCATTCAGGCCTTGGAAGTGTTGAAGATAGCCTCGGGAATGGGTTCCTCCTTCAATCAGTTCATGCTGATGTTCGATGCTCGGGAAGGGAAATTTCGCAACATCAAGTTAAGACCAAAGAAAGCAGACTGTGCTGTTTGTGGGGACAATCCGTCTGTCACTTGCCTTCAGGATTATGAGGCATTTTGTGGGTCTTCTGCAACAGACAAATGTAGAACTTTACATCTGCTGTCCAGTAAAGACAGGATATCTGTAGAGGAATACAAAAAACTGTTGGATGAGCAAGTTCCTCATGTATTGTTAGATGTTCGTCCCCAGGTTGAGGTGGATATCTGTCGCCTGGCACACTCTGTCCACATTCCCTTGAGtaaattagaggaaaaaaatgaagaatgtttGGAATACTTAGAAAAACGAAtctgtgaagaaaagcagagaactAATGGCCAAACATCTTTTCCTGTATATGTTGTTTGCAAGTTAGGAAATGACTCCCAGAAGGCTGTCAGAATTATTCAGGAGTTACCTGTTAAAGAATATGGTCCTGTATTAGCTAAGGATATTAAAGGGGGGCTCATGGCTTGGGCCAGTAAAATTGACCCAACATTTCCTCAGTACTAG
- the KCNG1 gene encoding voltage-gated potassium channel regulatory subunit KCNG1: MTLLPGENSDYDYSALSCASDTSFNHTFFPETETLKGVFYQRAKLIHPEEDLLKGFHPDDRKHHIIINVGGIKYLLPWTTLDEFPLTRLGQLKFCNNFDDILNICDDYDVTCNEFFFDRNPGAFRTILTFLRVGKLRLLREMCALSFQEELLYWGIEEDNLDWCCKRRYLQKMEELTEINEREDDLIENETGETLEETKIGLCMRKLQDMVERPQSGLPGKVFACLSVLFVTITAVNLSISTMPDLREEEEKGECSQMCYNIFIVESVCVAWFSLEFLLRFIQAKSKFAFLRRPLTLIDIIAILPYYITLLVDTTSVGYKKPSSGSIYLDKVGLVLRILRALRILYVMRLARHSLGLQTLGLTARRCTREFGLLLLFLCVAIALFAPLLYVIENEMADSQEFTSIPACYWWAVITMTTVGYGDMVPRSIPGQVVALSSILSGILLMAFPVTSIFHTFSRSYLELKQEQERIMYRRAQFLLKTKSQISNASQGSDILFPSLSSETRENE; encoded by the exons ATGACTCTTCTACCTGGAGAAAATTCTGATTATGACTATAGTGCCCTGAGCTGTGCTTCAGATACTTCCTTCAACCACACATTCTTTCCAGAAACAGAAACCCTTAAGGGAGTCTTTTACCAAAGAGCCAAGCTAATTCATCCTGAGGAGGATCTCCTGAAAGGGTTTCACCCTGATGATCGGAAGCATCATATTATTATAAACGTAGGGGGCATTAAGTATTTGCTCCCATGGACCACGCTTGATGAATTCCCATTGACACGTTTGGGACAGCTAAAATTCTGCAACAATTTTGATGACATTCTAAACATCTGTGATGATTACGATGTGACATGTAATGAATTCTTTTTCGACCGCAACCCAGGAGCATTCAGGACAATCCTGACCTTTTTGCGGGTTGGAAAACTTCGGCTCCTGCGGGAGATGTGTGCGTTGTCTTTCCAAGAGGAGCTGCTCTACTGGGGAATTGAGGAAGATAACTTGGACTGGTGTTGTAAAAGGAGGTATCTGCAAAAAATGGAGGAGctcactgaaataaatgaacGGGAGGATGACCTCATAGAAAATGAAACAGGTGAAACATTAGAGGAGACAAAAATTGGCTTGTGCATGAGAAAGTTACAAGACATGGTGGAAAGACCCCAGTCTGGCCTCCCTGGGAaagtgtttgcttgtttgtctgttttatttgtaaCTATTACAGCAGTGAATTTATCCATCAGCACCATGCCTGACctaagggaggaggaggaaaag GGTGAGTGTTCCCAGATGTGCTACAATATTTTCATTGTGGAGTCTGTCTGTGTGGCGTGGTTTTCACTGGAGTTCCTGCTAAGATTCATCCAGGCAAAGAGCAAGTTTGCATTTTTGAGAAGACCTCTAACCCTGATAGACATCATAGCCATTCTGCCATATTACATCACTTTGCTAGTAGATACCACTTCAGTGGGCTACAAAAAGCCCAGCTCTGGGAGCATCTACCTGGACAAAGTAGGTCTGGTCCTCCGTATACTCCGTGCCTTGAGGATTCTTTACGTTATGCGGCTGGCCAGGCactccctggggctgcagacGCTGGGGCTGACCGCTCGCAGGTGCACCCGGGAGTTTGGtctcctgctgctcttcctctGCGTGGCCATTGCACTGTTTGCACCGCTCCTGTATGTCATCGAGAACGAGATGGCGGACTCACAGGAGTTTACCAGCATCCCCGCGTGCTACTGGTGGGCTGTCATCACCATGACCACGGTAGGCTACGGAGATATGGTTCCCAGGAGCATTCCCGGCCAAGTGGTGGCGCTGAGCAGCATCCTGAGCGGCATCCTCCTCATGGCATTTCCAGTCACTTCCATCTTCCACACGTTTTCACGGTCCTACCTTGAGCTAAAGCAAGAACAGGAAAGAATAATGTACAGGAGAGCACAgttcttattaaaaacaaagtctCAGATAAGCAATGCATCACAAGGGAGTGATATTTTATTTCCCAGTCTCTCTTCTGAGACTagggaaaatgaatga